One window from the genome of Holophagales bacterium encodes:
- a CDS encoding DUF808 domain-containing protein — MPASGFLALLDDIATILDDVAILTKVAAKKASMVADDVAVLSQAAAKKTAGVLGDDLALNAEQVTGVRADRELPVVWAVFKGSMVNKVILVPAALVISAVAPWAVTPLLMIGGLFLCFEGFEKVAHKLLHGKDEDEAHRAKLTAALLRPDVDLAKVEKEKIKGAVRTDFVLSAEIVTISLGTVAAAPFVTRLSVLSAIALVMTVGVYGLVAAIVKLDDLGLYLGRSEGASALARLRRSFGSGILKAAPVLMRVLSIAGTAAMFLVGGGILVHGIPPLHHLAEGLAARGGFVATLGPALVGALAGVVAGGLTVALVKAGARLFRRKA, encoded by the coding sequence ATGCCCGCTTCCGGCTTCCTCGCCCTCCTGGACGACATCGCCACCATCCTCGACGACGTCGCGATCCTGACGAAGGTCGCCGCGAAGAAGGCTTCGATGGTCGCGGACGACGTGGCCGTCCTCTCGCAGGCCGCCGCGAAGAAGACGGCCGGCGTTCTCGGGGACGACCTCGCGCTCAACGCCGAGCAGGTGACGGGCGTGCGCGCGGACCGCGAGCTGCCGGTCGTCTGGGCCGTCTTCAAGGGCTCGATGGTCAACAAGGTGATCCTCGTGCCGGCCGCGCTCGTCATCAGCGCGGTCGCGCCGTGGGCGGTCACACCACTGCTGATGATCGGCGGGCTGTTCCTCTGCTTCGAGGGCTTCGAGAAGGTCGCCCACAAGCTGCTGCACGGGAAGGACGAGGACGAGGCCCACCGCGCGAAGCTGACCGCCGCGCTCCTCCGCCCGGACGTCGACCTCGCAAAGGTCGAGAAAGAGAAGATCAAGGGAGCGGTGAGGACCGACTTCGTCCTCTCGGCCGAGATCGTCACGATCTCGCTCGGCACCGTGGCCGCGGCCCCCTTCGTGACGCGGCTCTCCGTCCTCTCCGCCATCGCGCTCGTGATGACCGTCGGCGTCTACGGTCTCGTCGCGGCCATCGTCAAGCTCGACGACCTCGGCCTCTACCTGGGGCGGAGCGAGGGCGCGTCCGCCCTCGCGCGGCTCCGGCGGTCCTTCGGCAGCGGGATCCTCAAGGCCGCGCCCGTCCTGATGCGGGTCCTGTCGATCGCCGGCACGGCGGCGATGTTCCTCGTCGGCGGCGGGATCCTGGTGCACGGTATCCCGCCCCTGCACCACCTCGCCGAGGGCCTTGCGGCCAGGGGCGGATTCGTGGCGACCCTGGGTCCGGCGCTCGTCGGGGCCCTCGCCGGTGTCGTCGCCGGAGGCCTGACGGTCGCCCTCGTGAAGGCGGGAGCCCGCCTGTTCCGCAGGAAGGCCTGA
- a CDS encoding FAD-dependent oxidoreductase: MRVAVVGSGPAGFYAAEALLRGTEVAVEVDVFDRLPTPYGLVRGGVAPDHPKIKSVARVLERTAERPAFRFLGNVRLGRDVQVEDLRDHYHQIVYATGNEADRRLGIPGEGVPGSTPATVFVGWYNGHPDYRLAQIRLDAGRAAIIGNGNVAVDAARILLRTSGELASTDMPVTVREALAASRVREIWLLGRRGPAQAAFTPQELGELAELADTDLCVDPAELVLDPASEAEVAGSPQRQKNLAILRDAAVRGPTGKARILHLRFCVSPSAFVAEASGRLSGLTLERNRLEAGPDGTVVARPTGETESLEAGLALTAVGFAADQIPGVPFDDAARTVSNRDGRVFDPSTGRIVPNEYVVGWARTGAKGLIGSHRTGSAEVVARMLDDWRAGTAAPRDLPPREEMNARLSGRGVPVVAFSDWKRLDEVEVARGALRGAPRDKIADIQSMLDLLGDGASR; encoded by the coding sequence CTGCGCGTCGCCGTCGTCGGCTCCGGCCCGGCCGGCTTCTATGCCGCCGAGGCGCTGCTGCGCGGCACGGAGGTGGCCGTCGAGGTCGACGTCTTCGATCGCCTTCCGACGCCCTACGGCCTCGTACGGGGGGGCGTGGCCCCCGACCACCCGAAGATCAAGAGCGTCGCCCGGGTCCTGGAGCGGACGGCGGAACGGCCGGCCTTCCGTTTCCTCGGGAACGTGAGGCTCGGCCGCGATGTCCAGGTCGAGGACCTGCGCGACCACTACCACCAGATCGTCTACGCGACGGGAAACGAGGCCGACCGGCGGCTCGGAATTCCCGGCGAGGGCGTTCCCGGCTCGACGCCGGCGACCGTCTTCGTCGGCTGGTACAACGGGCACCCCGACTACCGCCTGGCGCAGATCCGCCTGGATGCCGGGCGGGCCGCCATCATCGGCAACGGCAACGTCGCCGTCGACGCGGCGCGGATCCTCCTCCGGACCTCCGGGGAGCTGGCGTCGACGGACATGCCCGTCACCGTGCGGGAGGCGCTCGCGGCGAGCCGCGTACGCGAGATCTGGCTGCTCGGGCGGCGGGGGCCCGCACAGGCCGCCTTCACGCCGCAAGAGCTCGGGGAGCTGGCGGAGCTGGCCGACACGGACCTCTGCGTCGATCCGGCCGAGCTCGTGCTCGACCCCGCCAGCGAGGCGGAGGTCGCCGGCTCGCCGCAGCGGCAGAAGAACCTCGCCATCCTTCGGGACGCCGCCGTCCGCGGGCCGACGGGCAAGGCGCGCATCCTGCACCTGCGGTTCTGCGTCTCCCCCTCGGCCTTCGTGGCCGAAGCCTCCGGCCGCCTCTCCGGGCTGACGCTCGAACGCAACCGTCTCGAGGCGGGCCCGGACGGCACGGTCGTCGCCCGGCCGACCGGCGAGACCGAATCCCTCGAGGCGGGCCTCGCCCTCACCGCGGTCGGCTTCGCCGCCGACCAGATCCCCGGCGTTCCCTTCGACGATGCCGCGCGGACCGTCTCGAACCGGGATGGGCGGGTCTTCGACCCTTCGACGGGCCGGATCGTCCCGAACGAGTACGTCGTCGGCTGGGCGCGCACCGGCGCGAAGGGCCTCATCGGCTCGCACCGGACGGGATCGGCGGAGGTGGTCGCCCGGATGCTCGACGACTGGCGAGCCGGGACGGCCGCCCCGCGCGACCTGCCGCCGCGCGAGGAGATGAACGCGCGACTCTCCGGGCGCGGGGTGCCGGTCGTCGCCTTCTCGGACTGGAAGCGTCTCGACGAGGTGGAGGTCGCGCGCGGCGCCCTTCGCGGGGCCCCGCGCGACAAGATCGCCGACATACAGTCGATGCTCGATCTGCTCGGCGACGGAGCGTCGCGGTAG
- a CDS encoding NAD(P)/FAD-dependent oxidoreductase, with amino-acid sequence MSQQRTAVIVGAGPAGLTAAYELATRSDVKPVVLERSGLVGGIARTVTHNGNRIDLGGHRFFSKSDRVMDWWLSILPLERGGAGAAIAYQGKARSIGEDHVRTATDDADLVMLLRERRSRIYHRRRFFDYPIRLSLSTFRNLGLVRSVRIGASYLRAVVRPVAPERNLEDFLVNRFGRELYRTFFRDYTEKVWGVPCGSISAEWGAQRIRGLSVAKAIRHRLQGLVRGEAGDLSQKAVETSLIERFLYPRLGPGQLWEEVARRVEARGGEVRLGCRVDGLTREGERLASVSYTDGEGRRHTVPADVVLSTMPLRHLVRSLDPPAPPEAAEVAAGLVYRDFITVGLLVDRLEVEQEGGGLIQDNWIYIQEPDVLVGRMQVFNNWSPGMVADRSKAWIGLEYFCNAGDEVWRLDDEAMIALAVSEMERIGIVDPLKVRDGVVIRVPKAYPTYLGSYDRLPRLRAFLDGIPNLWVLGRNGMHRYNNQDHSMLTAMTAVDNILAGRTDTSNVWDINTESDHHEERAAGGG; translated from the coding sequence ATGAGCCAGCAACGTACCGCCGTCATCGTGGGTGCCGGGCCCGCCGGGCTCACTGCGGCGTATGAGCTCGCGACGCGTTCCGACGTCAAGCCCGTCGTCCTCGAGAGGAGCGGGCTCGTCGGCGGCATCGCCCGCACCGTCACCCACAACGGCAACCGGATCGACCTCGGCGGACACCGTTTCTTCTCCAAGTCCGACCGGGTGATGGACTGGTGGCTCTCGATCCTGCCCCTCGAGCGAGGTGGAGCCGGAGCGGCGATCGCCTACCAGGGAAAGGCACGGTCGATCGGGGAGGATCACGTCCGAACGGCGACGGACGACGCCGATCTCGTCATGCTCCTCAGGGAGAGGCGCTCCCGGATCTACCACCGCCGGCGCTTCTTCGACTACCCGATCCGCCTGAGCCTCTCGACCTTCCGCAACCTCGGCCTCGTCCGGTCCGTCCGGATCGGCGCCAGCTACCTCCGGGCCGTCGTGCGGCCCGTCGCGCCCGAGAGAAACCTCGAGGACTTCCTCGTCAACCGTTTCGGGCGCGAGCTCTACCGGACTTTCTTTCGCGACTACACCGAGAAGGTCTGGGGGGTCCCGTGCGGGAGCATCAGCGCCGAGTGGGGAGCACAGAGGATCAGGGGCCTCTCGGTCGCGAAGGCGATCCGCCATCGTCTGCAGGGACTGGTGCGCGGCGAAGCCGGAGACCTCTCACAGAAAGCGGTCGAAACCTCGCTCATCGAGAGGTTCCTCTACCCCAGGCTCGGCCCGGGACAGCTGTGGGAGGAGGTCGCGCGGCGCGTCGAGGCGCGGGGCGGCGAGGTCCGGCTCGGCTGCCGGGTCGACGGGCTGACCCGCGAAGGCGAGCGCCTCGCCTCCGTCTCGTACACCGACGGGGAGGGGCGCCGCCACACGGTGCCCGCCGACGTCGTCCTCTCGACGATGCCGCTACGGCACCTCGTCCGGTCGCTCGACCCGCCGGCGCCTCCCGAGGCCGCAGAGGTCGCCGCCGGCCTCGTCTACCGGGACTTCATCACCGTGGGGCTCCTCGTCGACCGGCTCGAGGTCGAACAGGAGGGGGGCGGCCTGATCCAGGACAACTGGATCTACATCCAGGAGCCGGACGTCCTCGTCGGCCGGATGCAGGTCTTCAACAACTGGAGCCCCGGCATGGTCGCCGACCGGAGCAAGGCCTGGATCGGGCTGGAGTACTTCTGCAACGCCGGGGACGAGGTCTGGCGTCTCGACGACGAGGCGATGATCGCGCTCGCGGTGTCCGAGATGGAGCGGATCGGCATCGTCGACCCGCTGAAGGTGAGGGACGGGGTCGTCATCCGTGTGCCGAAAGCCTACCCGACCTACCTCGGCAGCTACGATCGCCTTCCGCGCCTGCGCGCGTTCCTCGACGGCATTCCGAACCTCTGGGTCCTGGGCCGGAACGGTATGCATCGCTACAACAACCAGGACCACTCGATGCTCACGGCGATGACCGCCGTCGACAACATCCTTGCGGGCCGGACGGACACGTCGAACGTCTGGGACATCAACACGGAGAGCGACCACCACGAGGAGCGGGCCGCCGGGGGCGGCTGA
- a CDS encoding glycosyltransferase family 2 protein, producing the protein MTEGVLQDPCVSAAAVSVVIPAHRADEGFRACLASVAACRPPAGEVIVVVDGEVPGCTALAAAAGARVLATNGGEGPAVARNRGAREAAGGVVLFLDADVVVPADLVGRVAAAFDQDPRLDGIFGSYDAAPAAPGVVSVFRNLLHHHVHQTSRPEASSFWSGCGALRTSVLGASGGFDERYGRPSVEDIELGSRLVRAGRRIRLDRSLQVKHHKRWSLGGMVVTDVRDRALPWTELILRERRLPRDLNLRPGHRVSTAAALTLVAGLAAIPFWPLPGLLLAVPGLLALLAANIPFYRRLVTLRGPAFLVAAIPLHGLHYLCGALGFGAGLARHALTAGRSSVLREARHVAASAGPAPFGDARDETPELAPARIAGEP; encoded by the coding sequence GTGACGGAGGGTGTTCTGCAGGACCCGTGCGTGAGTGCCGCTGCCGTCAGCGTCGTCATCCCCGCCCACCGTGCCGACGAGGGCTTCCGCGCCTGCCTCGCCTCCGTGGCCGCCTGCCGGCCTCCGGCGGGCGAGGTGATCGTCGTCGTCGACGGCGAGGTGCCGGGGTGCACGGCCCTCGCCGCCGCGGCGGGAGCGAGGGTGCTCGCAACGAACGGCGGCGAGGGACCCGCGGTCGCGCGGAACCGGGGCGCCCGGGAGGCGGCCGGCGGGGTGGTCCTCTTCCTCGACGCCGACGTCGTCGTACCTGCGGACCTGGTGGGCCGCGTGGCCGCGGCTTTCGACCAGGACCCGCGGCTCGACGGCATCTTCGGTTCGTACGACGCCGCTCCCGCGGCCCCCGGCGTCGTCTCGGTCTTCCGGAACCTGCTGCATCACCACGTCCACCAGACGAGCCGGCCGGAGGCATCGTCGTTCTGGTCGGGTTGCGGCGCCCTCAGGACGAGCGTGCTCGGGGCGAGCGGAGGTTTCGACGAGCGCTATGGCCGTCCCTCGGTCGAGGACATCGAGCTCGGCTCCCGGCTCGTCCGCGCCGGCCGTCGCATCCGCCTCGACCGGTCCCTCCAGGTGAAGCACCACAAGCGCTGGAGCCTCGGGGGCATGGTCGTGACGGACGTGCGCGACCGCGCTCTCCCGTGGACGGAGCTGATCCTTCGCGAGCGCCGTCTTCCCCGCGACCTGAACCTGCGGCCCGGCCACCGGGTCAGTACCGCCGCCGCCCTGACACTCGTCGCCGGGCTCGCCGCCATCCCGTTCTGGCCGCTTCCCGGGCTGCTCCTGGCCGTCCCCGGTCTACTGGCGCTTCTCGCGGCGAACATCCCGTTCTACCGGCGCCTCGTCACGCTCCGCGGGCCGGCCTTCCTCGTCGCCGCGATTCCCCTGCACGGTCTGCACTACCTCTGCGGCGCGCTGGGGTTCGGCGCCGGGCTCGCCCGGCACGCGCTGACCGCGGGGCGCTCGTCCGTGTTACGGGAGGCCCGCCACGTCGCCGCGAGCGCGGGGCCGGCGCCCTTCGGCGACGCGCGCGACGAGACGCCCGAGCTCGCGCCCGCCCGAATCGCTGGTGAGCCGTGA
- a CDS encoding glycosyltransferase family 39 protein codes for MPGAPATAPDERAARWALAGLLAFAALLRLASLGVTQVEWWDSTIYLTEARRIASGIAWAPPYERHRAPLLPWIGALSYGAGLDEAGIYLANVIFSVGTVWLVFRAGELLFGRRAGLVSGFLMAVSWESLFFTQRVLTETPALFFWTLSIVVYAEAVVRRRTAWLPLLGPSVALAFLAHFRAAAIVLALAPHFVVAGAWRRLRQREVLASIALGLLGLASYVAFSARRWGAPLELLRSYQVERLGSIGTAQLGVFARYLDYIPSYLGGFLFALLLGALAFALGGALVSLARRRGPRSAPLHRGVLLAGLVLVPLAVPGFFEKFHHRLGVLCLPGLFLVLGAAAARIEAWMRVRSVAVSRAFVAAVLAIGATQQLATADEWLRAEGTSYLSVKDAGLWVGERAAAGAVIVTTSWPQVNFYAERPAADVPGTAEEFETLVQSRRAPFLVLSDYERMPAWVDPYLGANAVRLPLVFASGDLKGLRTRVYDLSRLTSDSGGRELGRLVARVAEGRRPRARGDVAGLP; via the coding sequence ATGCCGGGCGCCCCCGCCACCGCCCCCGACGAACGCGCGGCGCGCTGGGCGCTGGCCGGCCTGCTCGCGTTCGCGGCGCTGCTGCGGCTCGCCTCCCTCGGGGTCACCCAGGTCGAGTGGTGGGATTCCACGATCTACCTGACGGAGGCCCGGAGGATCGCTTCGGGCATCGCGTGGGCCCCTCCCTACGAGAGGCACCGCGCGCCCCTCCTCCCGTGGATCGGCGCGCTCTCCTACGGCGCCGGCCTCGACGAGGCCGGGATCTACCTCGCGAACGTCATCTTCTCGGTCGGCACGGTCTGGCTCGTGTTCAGGGCCGGGGAGCTCCTCTTCGGGAGGCGTGCCGGCCTCGTCTCGGGCTTCCTGATGGCGGTCTCCTGGGAATCGCTCTTCTTCACGCAGCGGGTGCTCACGGAGACGCCGGCCCTCTTCTTCTGGACGCTGTCGATCGTCGTCTATGCCGAGGCCGTCGTGCGCCGCCGGACGGCCTGGCTCCCGCTCCTCGGGCCGTCCGTCGCGCTCGCCTTCCTCGCGCACTTCCGCGCCGCCGCGATCGTTCTCGCCCTCGCGCCCCACTTCGTCGTCGCAGGGGCGTGGAGGCGGCTGAGGCAGCGGGAGGTCCTCGCCTCGATCGCCCTCGGGCTCCTGGGCCTCGCGTCGTACGTCGCCTTCTCGGCGCGAAGGTGGGGGGCGCCGCTCGAGCTCCTCCGGTCGTACCAGGTGGAGCGCCTCGGCTCGATCGGGACGGCGCAGCTCGGCGTCTTCGCGCGATACCTCGACTACATCCCCTCCTACCTCGGCGGCTTCCTCTTCGCGCTTCTCCTCGGCGCCCTCGCGTTCGCTCTCGGCGGCGCGCTCGTGTCCCTCGCACGGCGGCGCGGCCCGCGATCGGCGCCGCTCCACCGGGGAGTCCTCCTGGCAGGGCTCGTTCTCGTGCCGCTCGCCGTGCCGGGTTTCTTCGAGAAGTTCCACCACCGTCTCGGGGTCCTCTGCCTCCCCGGGCTCTTCCTCGTGCTCGGCGCTGCGGCAGCCCGGATCGAGGCCTGGATGCGCGTGCGGAGCGTCGCGGTCTCGCGCGCGTTCGTCGCCGCCGTCCTCGCCATCGGCGCCACGCAGCAGCTCGCGACGGCGGACGAGTGGCTCCGCGCGGAGGGGACGTCGTACCTCTCGGTGAAGGACGCCGGGCTCTGGGTCGGCGAGCGGGCGGCCGCGGGGGCCGTCATCGTGACGACGTCCTGGCCCCAGGTGAACTTCTACGCCGAGCGCCCGGCCGCCGACGTGCCGGGCACGGCCGAGGAGTTCGAGACGCTGGTGCAGAGCAGGCGTGCGCCCTTCCTCGTCCTCTCCGACTACGAGCGGATGCCCGCCTGGGTGGACCCCTACCTCGGGGCGAACGCCGTCCGGCTGCCCCTCGTCTTCGCCTCCGGAGACCTCAAGGGGCTCCGGACACGCGTCTACGACCTCTCACGGCTCACCAGCGATTCGGGCGGGCGCGAGCTCGGGCGTCTCGTCGCGCGCGTCGCCGAAGGGCGCCGGCCCCGCGCTCGCGGCGACGTGGCGGGCCTCCCGTAA
- a CDS encoding radical SAM protein, translated as MSFLRGRARGILRRERSHGVDDLLGPYRGSHVRLEASSRCQLKCPLCPTAAGTARNGSVGWGVLALEDFVRFLARNPAVRHVELSNYGEIFLNPQLVAILAHAQAIGVAVEAYNGANLNDAREEQLEALVRYGLRRLVVSIDGASQETYGVYRSGGTLAGVLENVRRLNEWKVRLGSTRPQLFWQFVIFGHNEHELPAARRLAAELGMGFRAKLSWDGRYSPVRDPEFVRRETGLEAFTHAEFAKKTGGRYFLGCRDLWAGPQVNWDGRLLGCCVNFWGDFGNAFAQDLETCTGGAAYQNAKRVLLGLEEPRPGLPCLDCGTYLDDVRNRPLTRADILEPDHLARVKDEGEVNR; from the coding sequence TTGAGCTTCCTGCGGGGGCGCGCGCGCGGCATCCTTCGCCGGGAAAGGAGCCACGGGGTCGACGACCTTCTCGGCCCCTACCGTGGGAGCCACGTCCGCCTCGAGGCCTCCAGCCGATGCCAGCTGAAGTGCCCGCTCTGTCCGACCGCGGCGGGGACCGCCCGGAATGGTTCCGTGGGTTGGGGCGTCCTCGCTCTCGAGGACTTCGTCCGGTTTCTGGCCCGGAACCCGGCGGTCCGCCACGTCGAGCTGTCGAACTACGGAGAGATCTTCCTCAATCCCCAGCTGGTCGCGATCCTCGCCCACGCGCAGGCCATAGGTGTCGCCGTGGAGGCGTACAACGGCGCAAACCTGAACGACGCGAGGGAGGAACAGCTGGAGGCCCTGGTCCGCTACGGTCTCCGCCGTCTCGTCGTCTCGATCGATGGGGCCTCGCAGGAAACCTACGGCGTCTACCGTTCCGGCGGCACGCTCGCCGGCGTCCTCGAGAACGTGCGGCGTCTCAACGAGTGGAAGGTGCGTCTCGGCTCGACCCGCCCGCAGCTGTTCTGGCAGTTCGTCATCTTCGGGCACAACGAGCACGAGCTCCCGGCGGCGCGGCGCCTGGCCGCGGAGCTCGGAATGGGCTTTCGCGCGAAGCTCAGCTGGGACGGACGGTACTCTCCGGTACGCGATCCCGAGTTCGTCCGGCGAGAGACGGGGCTCGAGGCCTTCACGCACGCGGAGTTCGCGAAGAAGACGGGCGGGCGTTATTTCCTCGGTTGTCGCGACCTGTGGGCCGGGCCACAGGTGAACTGGGACGGGCGCCTGCTGGGCTGCTGCGTGAACTTCTGGGGGGACTTCGGAAACGCGTTCGCCCAGGACCTGGAGACCTGCACGGGCGGCGCGGCGTACCAGAACGCGAAGCGCGTCCTCCTCGGCCTGGAGGAGCCCCGTCCGGGCCTGCCATGCCTGGATTGCGGTACCTACCTCGACGACGTCCGCAACCGGCCGCTGACCAGGGCCGACATTCTGGAGCCGGACCACCTGGCTCGCGTGAAGGACGAGGGGGAAGTGAACCGGTGA
- a CDS encoding glycosyltransferase family 2 protein, with protein MIRAYGRVRRFFPFLGKWDEKAENLVFLSEVALGFPLPESLCLRAKLGRLRRLIGPEDADWLPRGPVTACEASAEIATLLRLPLTKGPVHASNLRFWQKLFLKMLDLAEISGCGDEARNLRARPGLEFLGRGERRLFFTRSRPEELYALLLASAAAILAKIGSALPAVTLDPPPVAAAREPADTPALERLRPSAAASVRRHPSFLLGWTPRLNYFPASDGVPVVTVEGSAWRGLRTVLEALHAAGRPGESWLVRAGGILFVVTHQVGFTDVVTLDPLANAPAYVATDPARAPRSVPAAVVEEQHAAAEGIFRAFSTLYRRNAGHVPRLPFPCVYLEDDLVVMRDAFHRMRVRLFLDEGRDYADRDELIGRLATLHPEARPFLAALKAQTEALEGGSELPEDGGNVFRVLHEFLAQLLAGVAPMVLDDPHARLGITVGIITRNRASDLTECLESLTRQVRRPDEVLVVDNGSTDRTSAVIDTFRERLPLTVEFLAQAGIPSARNKVLERARHEVIAFTDDDCVLEPGWLQAVERGFLRADNIGMVGGWVCHEHTPSPSAIDTYYATFHHNTT; from the coding sequence GTGATCCGGGCGTACGGGCGCGTGCGGCGCTTCTTCCCGTTCCTCGGAAAGTGGGACGAAAAGGCGGAGAACCTCGTCTTCCTCTCGGAGGTGGCGCTCGGGTTTCCCCTTCCCGAGTCGCTGTGCCTGCGCGCGAAGCTCGGCCGCCTTCGCCGGCTGATCGGTCCCGAGGACGCGGACTGGTTGCCCCGGGGCCCGGTGACCGCCTGCGAGGCGAGCGCCGAGATCGCGACGCTCCTCCGCCTGCCGCTGACGAAGGGTCCGGTCCACGCGAGCAACCTGCGCTTCTGGCAGAAGCTGTTCCTCAAGATGCTCGACCTCGCCGAGATCTCGGGCTGCGGCGACGAGGCCCGAAACCTGCGCGCGCGGCCCGGGCTGGAGTTCCTGGGCCGGGGCGAGCGGCGTCTCTTCTTCACGCGGAGCCGTCCCGAGGAGCTGTACGCCCTGCTGCTCGCGTCGGCCGCTGCGATCCTGGCGAAAATAGGAAGCGCGCTCCCGGCCGTGACGCTCGATCCGCCGCCCGTAGCCGCAGCCCGGGAGCCGGCAGACACGCCGGCGCTGGAGCGCCTGCGGCCCAGCGCCGCCGCCTCGGTCCGGCGACATCCTTCCTTCCTCCTCGGCTGGACACCGCGCCTCAACTACTTTCCCGCGAGCGACGGGGTGCCCGTCGTCACGGTCGAGGGCTCCGCGTGGCGGGGCCTTCGCACCGTCCTCGAGGCGCTGCACGCCGCGGGGCGGCCCGGCGAGAGCTGGCTCGTCCGGGCCGGGGGGATCCTGTTCGTCGTGACCCACCAGGTAGGGTTCACCGACGTCGTCACCCTCGACCCCCTCGCGAACGCACCGGCCTACGTGGCCACCGATCCTGCGCGTGCCCCGCGGAGCGTACCGGCCGCGGTCGTCGAGGAGCAGCACGCGGCGGCGGAGGGGATCTTCCGGGCGTTCTCGACGCTCTACCGGCGCAACGCGGGGCACGTCCCGCGGCTCCCGTTCCCCTGCGTCTACCTCGAGGACGACCTCGTCGTGATGCGCGACGCGTTCCACCGGATGCGCGTCCGGCTCTTCCTCGACGAGGGGAGGGACTACGCCGATCGGGATGAGCTGATCGGACGGCTCGCCACGCTCCATCCGGAGGCGCGCCCGTTCCTAGCAGCGCTGAAGGCGCAGACGGAAGCGCTCGAGGGCGGCTCGGAGCTCCCGGAGGACGGGGGCAACGTCTTCCGGGTCCTGCACGAGTTCCTGGCGCAGCTCCTCGCCGGGGTCGCGCCGATGGTCCTCGACGACCCCCACGCCCGCCTCGGGATCACCGTCGGGATCATCACGAGGAACCGCGCCTCCGACCTGACGGAGTGCCTCGAGTCGCTCACGCGGCAGGTGCGGCGGCCCGACGAGGTCCTCGTCGTCGACAACGGCTCGACGGACCGCACGTCGGCGGTGATCGACACCTTCCGGGAGCGTCTCCCGCTGACGGTGGAGTTCCTCGCGCAGGCCGGGATCCCGTCGGCGCGCAACAAGGTGCTCGAGCGCGCCCGACACGAGGTCATCGCCTTCACCGACGACGACTGCGTCCTGGAGCCGGGGTGGCTCCAGGCGGTGGAGCGCGGGTTCCTCCGCGCCGACAACATCGGCATGGTCGGGGGATGGGTCTGCCACGAGCACACCCCGAGCCCGTCGGCCATCGACACCTACTATGCGACCTTCCACCACAACACCACCTAG
- a CDS encoding ABC transporter ATP-binding protein, whose amino-acid sequence MAAFTGALESTLFISNLLAFLRLEPPRGAGSDRKDRGPAVLEATGLAFAYPGAPREVLSGLSLSVAAGEIVALAGGNGAGKTTLAKLLARLYEPAKGTILLGGVDLTAAPPGRAHASVAFLFQEAARFEATLSENVAYGDWESLSRTPERIEGVGRRAGLDALVTGMPQGYATLLGRMFGDYTPSGGEWQRIALARTLARDAALLVLDEPTLHLDQQAERFFIENLRALSAGRTVVLITHHPPLLSAADRVVFLSGGHVAEEGRHEELLARRGAYAALFGKAPETLPSPERGAA is encoded by the coding sequence GTGGCCGCCTTCACCGGCGCCCTCGAGAGCACCCTCTTCATCTCCAACCTCCTGGCGTTCCTGAGGCTCGAGCCGCCGCGCGGCGCCGGAAGTGACCGCAAAGATCGCGGCCCCGCCGTCCTCGAGGCGACGGGGCTCGCCTTCGCCTACCCGGGGGCGCCGCGCGAGGTCCTGTCGGGCCTCTCGCTGTCGGTCGCCGCCGGGGAGATCGTCGCCCTCGCCGGCGGGAACGGCGCCGGGAAGACGACGCTCGCCAAGCTCCTCGCGCGCCTCTACGAGCCCGCGAAGGGAACGATCCTGCTGGGAGGTGTCGACCTGACCGCCGCGCCGCCCGGGCGGGCCCACGCGAGCGTCGCCTTCCTCTTCCAGGAAGCCGCCCGGTTCGAAGCGACGCTCTCCGAGAACGTGGCCTACGGCGACTGGGAGAGCCTGAGCCGCACGCCGGAGCGCATCGAGGGCGTCGGCCGGCGGGCCGGCCTCGACGCGCTGGTCACGGGGATGCCGCAGGGCTACGCCACGCTCCTCGGGAGGATGTTCGGCGACTACACGCCGTCCGGCGGCGAGTGGCAGCGGATCGCCCTGGCCCGGACGCTCGCCCGTGACGCGGCGCTCCTCGTCCTCGACGAGCCGACGCTCCACCTCGACCAGCAGGCGGAGCGGTTCTTCATCGAGAACCTGAGGGCCCTCTCCGCGGGCCGGACGGTCGTCCTCATCACCCACCATCCGCCTCTCCTCTCGGCCGCCGATCGCGTCGTCTTCCTCTCGGGAGGGCACGTCGCCGAAGAGGGGCGCCACGAAGAGCTCCTCGCGCGCCGCGGGGCCTACGCGGCGCTCTTCGGAAAGGCCCCTGAAACGCTCCCGTCCCCGGAAAGGGGTGCCGCCTGA